Proteins encoded by one window of Rutidosis leptorrhynchoides isolate AG116_Rl617_1_P2 chromosome 7, CSIRO_AGI_Rlap_v1, whole genome shotgun sequence:
- the LOC139860576 gene encoding uncharacterized protein yields the protein MIGWDSNEVLCNILHSTNQVIHCCVEQHNSNKRFFCFFVYASNDDIERRQLWEDLILHKGVVKDAEWLIIGDFNVSLTPEDKSTGSSVVTSEMNDFRECVENIEVEDLNQSSFHFTWVQKMHDVGKDSGVLKKIDRAMCSNSFVDKYSRAHVEFQPHNVSDHTPMLLSIPNMARRKVKPFRFSNHLAYKPKFLPLIGSVWDQQVQGFKILSVVSKLKLVKKKLRQFSREKGSVFDKVKKLKIELERVQTDVMNDPDNLELREEENAYFKAYKEASIDEERLLIQKTKLQWLKEGDQNTAYFHKVMKTRLNRNRIEAIEDVNGILFKGNEVPDQFVKFYSELLGKKYNVSDF from the coding sequence ATGATTGGTTGGGATTCAAATGAAGTTTTATGTAATATTCTTCATTCAACTAATCAAGTTATTCATTGTTGTGTAGAAcaacataatagtaataaaaggTTCTTTTGTTTTTTTGTTTATGCCTCTAATGATGACATTGAAAGGAGACAGTTATGGGAAGATTTAATTCTTCATAAAGGTGTGGTCAAAGATGCTGAATGGCTTATAATTGGGGATTTTAATGTCAGTTTAACCCCTGAGGATAAGTCAACTGGTTCTTCTGTTGTTACTAGTGAAATGAATGATTTTAGGGAATGTGTTGAAAATATTGAGGTTGAAGACTTAAATCAATCTAGTTTTCATTTCACTTGGGTTCAAAAAATGCATGATGTAGGTAAAGATAGTGGGGTTCTCAAGAAGATTGATAGAGCTATGTGCTCTAATTCTTTTGTGGACAAGTATTCTAGAGCTCATGTGGAATTTCAACCTCATAATGTTTCTGATCATACTCCTATGTTACTATCCATTCCTAATATGGCTAGAAGGAAAGTGAAACCTTTTAGGTTTAGTAATCATCTAGCCTATAAACCTAAATTTTTGCCTTTGATTGGTTCTGTTTGGGACCAACAAGTTCAAGGGTTCAAAATACTCTCTGTTGTTAGTAAATTGAAGCTGGTTAAGAAGAAGTTAAGGCAATTTAGTAGAGAGAAGGGGAGTGTTTTTGATAAAGTTAAGAAGTTGAAGATTGAGCTTGAAAGGGTCCAAACTGATGTTATGAATGACCCTGATAATCTTGAGCTAAGAGAGGAGGAGAATGCTTATTTTAAAGCTTATAAAGAAGCTTCTATTGATGAAGAGAGGCTGCTTATTCAAAAAACCAAACTGCAATGGTTGAAGGAAGGTGATCAGAACACTGCCTATTTTCATAAGGTAATGAAGACTAGGCTTAATAGAAATAGAATTGAAGCTATTGAAGATGTGAATGGGATTCTTTTCAAAGGGAATGAGGTTCCTGATCAGTTTGTTAAGTTTTACTCTGAGTTGCTTGGCAAAAAGTACAATGTTTCTGATTTTTAA